In the Helianthus annuus cultivar XRQ/B chromosome 11, HanXRQr2.0-SUNRISE, whole genome shotgun sequence genome, one interval contains:
- the LOC110892140 gene encoding basic blue protein — MAKGRGSEMVSMAVLCLHVAALQCEIAQAATYAAGGNGGWTFNVSGWENGKKFKAGDILVFNYQKGAHNVVVVNKAGYVGCSTTPRNAKIYTSGKDKIRLVKGLNSFICSLPGHCGAGMKIQISA; from the exons ATGGCTAAGGGAAGAGGCAGTGAAATGGTGTCAATGGCTGTGCTATGTCTACACGTGGCGGCACTTCAATGCGAGATAGCTCAGGCAGCTACTTATGCCGCCGGCGGTAATGGTGGCTGGACGTTTAACGTCTCCGGCTGGGAAAATGGCAAGAAGTTTAAGGCCGGCGACATCCTTG TGTTCAACTACCAAAAAGGAGCACATAATGTGGTGGTTGTGAACAAGGCAGGGTATGTTGGGTGTAGCACTACCCCAAGAAATGCAAAGATTTACACAAGTGGTAAAGATAAAATAAGGCTTGTAAAAGGTCTTAACAGCTTCATTTGTAGTCTACCTGGTCACTGTGGTGCTGGCATGAAGATTCAAATCTCTGCTTGA
- the LOC110888448 gene encoding basic blue protein, whose translation MAEGRGSVVVSMVVLCLLVVAFQCEVAQAATYVVGDDNGWTFSVAGWENGKNFNAGDVLVFNYPQGAHNVVVVNKESYDGCNTTPSEAKVYTSGNDQITLVKGYNNFICSYFGHCDSGMKIQIFVS comes from the exons ATGGCTGAGGGAAGAGGCAGTGTAGTGGTGTCAATGGTGGTGCTTTGTCTACTAGTGGTGGCATTTCAATGCGAGGTAGCTCAAGCAGCTACTTATGTTGTCGGCGATGACAATGGCTGGACGTTTAGTGTTGCTGGCTGGGAAAACGGCAAGAATTTCAACGCAGGCGATGTCCTTG TGTTTAACTACCCACAAGGAGCACATAATGTGGTGGTCGTGAACAAGGAAAGCTATGATGGGTGCAACACAACCCCAAGCGAAGCAAAGGTGTACACAAGtggaaatgaccaaattacccttgtgAAGGGTTATAACAACTTCATTTGTAGTTACTTTGGTCACTGTGATAGTGGCATGAAGATTCAAATCTTTGTATCTTAA